The following are encoded in a window of Gossypium raimondii isolate GPD5lz chromosome 13, ASM2569854v1, whole genome shotgun sequence genomic DNA:
- the LOC128036180 gene encoding autophagy-related protein 23-like, producing MRTPGLGKTSEQWRQEIREEKGKADGWEKKCQEIQLQNKALERNLLESRSETDELKPRIAEPERSLHRYRNRNTAVELRASLNKIEETNKRVEELDAALQDYEMRVEFFEANEERQKEQLHYYQSQVRDRDHVMGEAVAQIQEEIDQRVEKLEQMQKDMQERLQVQMQERLDKIQEDMMENLIKAQKDAMAELTHLLTGRVDKGKGPMANPGEGNEDPLYPPGFTPPNVQAQTEIYPKGPPVIIRPQQLQTGVTIPTIFQGRSSLSPGENSINPIIPDFDEKAEEGKANAELPKQWEDRYKWLEEKIQSLGKH from the exons ATGAGAACCCCTGGGCTAGGGAAGACTTCAGAACAGTGGCGACAAGAGATTAGGGAAGAAAAGGGCAAGGCTGATGGATGGGAAAAGAAATGCCAAGAGATTCAGTTACAAAACAAGGCCTTAGAGAGGAATCTGTTAGAAAGCCGGAGTGAGACAGATGAATTAAAGCCAAGAATAGCTGAACCTGAAAGGTCTCTTCATCGTTACCGAAATCGTAATACCGCGGTGGAGTTAAGAGCGAGCTTGAACAAGATTGAGGAAACAAATAAAAGAGTAGAAGAATTAGATGCGGCATTACAAGACTACGAGATGCGGGTTGAATTTTTTGAAGCGAATGAAGAACGTCAGAAAGAGCAGCTCCACTATTATCAGAGCCAAGTTAGAGACAGAGATCACGTTATGGGAGAAGCCGTAGCCCAGATTCAGGAG GAAATAGACCAAAGAGTAGAGAAactggagcaaatgcaaaaggatatgcaagaacgGTTACAAGTACAAATGCAAGAGCGACTAGATAAAATCCAAGAAGACATGATGGAAAATTTGATCAAGGCTCAAAAAGATGCGATGGCTGAATTGACCCATCTACTGACTGGGAGAGtagataaaggaaagggccctATGGCCAATCCTGGAGAAGGTAATGAGGATCCGTTATATCCTCCGGGTTTTACTCCACCAAATGTACAAGCCCAAACTGAAATATACCCAAAAGGACCGCCTGTCATAATTAGGCCGCAACAATTACAAACTGGTGTCACGATCCCCACAATTTTCCAAGGACGATCAAGTTTAAGCCCGGGAGAAAACTCAATTAATCCTATTATTCCCGATTTTGATGAGAAAGCTGAAGAAGGAAAGGCGAATgcggaattgccaaaacagtggGAAGATAGgtataaatggttggaggaaaaaattcaaagccttggAAAGCACTGA